From Desulfovibrio desulfuricans, a single genomic window includes:
- a CDS encoding class I SAM-dependent methyltransferase: protein MNRYAADTACVTSDALPVPGPTLTGRIENYWSRRAESYGEIRRHELACEKKSLWLAEIMPHLPEARPLRILDVGTGAGFFAILLAEQGHCVCGVDMTQAMLDEGAALARQAGCDVAFQRMDACCLEFESASFDAVISRNLTWTLQDAAAAYREWNRVLRPGGVLLNFDADYGSVSFLDLADQHVGINDDMMRECENIRRQLPLSSESRPVWDVQTLRNSGFSDCWCDHGLSARIYAHRDETYNPVPMFALRAIK, encoded by the coding sequence ATGAACCGCTACGCCGCAGATACAGCCTGCGTCACCTCGGATGCCCTGCCCGTCCCCGGCCCGACGCTCACGGGCCGCATAGAAAACTACTGGTCGCGCCGGGCCGAAAGCTATGGCGAAATACGGCGTCATGAGCTTGCCTGTGAGAAAAAATCCCTGTGGCTGGCGGAAATCATGCCCCATCTGCCAGAGGCAAGGCCATTGCGCATCCTTGATGTGGGTACAGGGGCCGGATTTTTCGCCATACTGCTGGCAGAGCAGGGACATTGCGTCTGCGGCGTGGACATGACCCAGGCCATGCTGGACGAAGGCGCGGCCCTTGCCCGGCAAGCCGGGTGCGATGTGGCCTTTCAGCGCATGGACGCCTGTTGCCTTGAGTTTGAATCCGCAAGTTTTGACGCTGTGATTTCGCGCAACCTCACCTGGACGCTTCAGGATGCCGCTGCCGCGTACCGGGAGTGGAACCGCGTGCTGCGGCCCGGCGGGGTGCTCTTGAATTTTGACGCTGACTACGGCTCGGTTTCTTTTCTGGATCTGGCGGATCAGCATGTGGGCATAAATGACGACATGATGCGTGAATGCGAAAACATTCGCCGCCAGTTGCCGCTCAGTTCCGAATCCCGCCCGGTATGGGACGTGCAGACCCTGCGCAACTCCGGTTTTTCAGACTGCTGGTGCGACCACGGCCTGAGCGCGCGCATCTACGCCCACCGCGATGAAACCTACAATCCTGTGCCCATGTTTGCCCTGCGGGCGATCAAGTAG
- a CDS encoding ABC transporter ATP-binding protein, with amino-acid sequence MLEVRNICKSYGKGGLWNPQPKSVLHDVSFHIPVGATVGLVGESGSGKSTLSRIVLGLERPSSGTVLLEGQSVGQWLRRNPGRMSVVFQDYTTSVNPAYTIRGIIREPLLACGRGAGSDRAVLALMDRVGLAANLADRLPHEVSGGQLQRVCIARAIATDPRFVVFDEAISSLDVSVQTRILDLLSELKGNMTYFFIAHDLQAVTYLCDDILFMHQGRIVEQAAGTGLAGVSHPYAQKLVSSAILFRSAWNG; translated from the coding sequence ATGCTTGAGGTAAGAAATATCTGCAAAAGCTATGGCAAGGGCGGATTGTGGAATCCCCAGCCCAAATCTGTTCTGCATGACGTGAGTTTTCACATACCAGTGGGCGCGACCGTGGGGCTGGTGGGCGAGAGCGGCAGCGGCAAAAGCACGCTGAGCCGCATTGTTCTCGGGCTGGAGCGCCCAAGCAGCGGCACGGTATTGCTAGAAGGGCAGAGTGTGGGCCAGTGGCTGCGGCGCAATCCTGGCCGCATGAGCGTGGTTTTTCAGGATTACACAACCTCGGTCAATCCGGCCTACACCATCCGCGGCATCATCCGTGAGCCTTTGCTGGCCTGCGGCAGAGGTGCTGGGTCGGACAGGGCAGTGCTTGCGCTCATGGACCGCGTGGGCCTTGCCGCAAACCTTGCAGACCGCTTGCCCCACGAGGTCAGCGGCGGCCAGTTGCAGCGGGTGTGCATTGCCCGCGCCATCGCCACGGATCCCCGCTTTGTGGTTTTTGACGAGGCCATAAGCTCACTGGACGTTTCGGTGCAGACCCGCATTCTTGACCTGCTGAGCGAGCTCAAGGGAAATATGACCTATTTTTTCATAGCGCACGACCTCCAGGCCGTGACCTATCTGTGCGATGATATTCTTTTTATGCATCAGGGCCGCATTGTGGAACAGGCCGCAGGCACAGGGCTGGCTGGCGTTTCGCACCCCTATGCGCAAAAACTGGTGAGTTCGGCGATTCTGTTTCGTTCGGCCTGGAATGGATAA
- a CDS encoding ABC transporter ATP-binding protein produces the protein MSAFNTGCQKQEQSCAAAPHVPHVLDVRNLRVVQRANGQELVHGVDFTLAAGACLGIVGESGSGKTLTCRSIMGLLPPTLAGEGTAVFNGIDLVHAPAEQMRQLRGSKIAMVLQQPMTAFDPLYTMGAQFRETLTAHGAYTAGQAEDLAVTMFGRVRLDAPQEVLRSYPHELSGGMLQRCMIALALALEPQVIVADEPTTALDAETQFEVVQRFLELRAQCNTAMIFVSHDLGVVQRLADAVLVMKDGSCVEYGPAETVFNAPQHEYTQYLIRTRLALTRGFEAMLERAHA, from the coding sequence GTGAGCGCGTTCAATACAGGTTGCCAAAAGCAGGAGCAGTCCTGCGCCGCCGCGCCCCATGTGCCCCATGTACTTGATGTGCGCAATCTGCGCGTGGTGCAGCGCGCAAACGGGCAGGAGCTTGTGCACGGCGTGGACTTTACGCTTGCCGCCGGGGCCTGCCTTGGCATTGTGGGCGAAAGCGGCAGCGGCAAAACCCTGACCTGCCGCAGCATCATGGGCCTGTTGCCGCCTACGCTTGCGGGCGAGGGCACGGCTGTTTTTAACGGTATTGATCTTGTGCATGCCCCGGCGGAGCAGATGCGCCAGCTCCGGGGCAGCAAGATTGCCATGGTGCTGCAACAGCCCATGACAGCCTTTGACCCCCTGTACACCATGGGGGCGCAGTTTAGGGAAACCCTGACTGCGCATGGGGCGTACACCGCCGGGCAGGCAGAGGATCTGGCCGTAACCATGTTCGGACGTGTGCGCCTTGACGCACCGCAGGAAGTTTTGCGCAGCTACCCGCACGAGCTTTCGGGCGGCATGCTGCAACGCTGCATGATTGCTCTGGCATTGGCCCTTGAGCCGCAGGTCATCGTTGCCGACGAACCCACCACGGCACTGGATGCGGAAACGCAGTTTGAGGTCGTGCAACGGTTTCTGGAACTGCGGGCACAGTGCAATACCGCCATGATCTTTGTTTCGCACGATCTGGGCGTGGTGCAGCGTCTGGCAGATGCCGTGCTTGTGATGAAGGATGGCAGCTGCGTGGAATACGGCCCTGCGGAAACCGTGTTTAACGCGCCGCAGCACGAATATACGCAGTATCTCATCCGCACGAGGCTTGCGCTGACGCGGGGTTTTGAAGCCATGCTGGAGCGCGCCCATGCTTGA
- the opp1C gene encoding nickel/cobalt ABC transporter permease → MRVWLRLRNDPVGMVCLCFLLAVAALALCAPLAAPWDPTAIDVRNKFAAWSLAHPLGTDQLGRDVLSRLIWGGRATLGFSLLTMGITLVIGSGLGIVAGFCRGKVDETIMRFCDVMMSFPSEVLILAIVGMLGPGLGNVVIASVIAKWPWYTRMVRSVVMQYTDVNYVRFARVAGCGMLHIFRRHLLPGALGEIIVLATLDTGAVILSVSALSFLGLGVQPPTAEWGAMLSDAKDIMSMYPQQMLPAGLTILLVVAAFNFLGDSLRDALDPAHTTLQGVSL, encoded by the coding sequence ATGAGGGTATGGCTGCGGCTGCGCAACGACCCTGTGGGCATGGTCTGCCTGTGTTTTCTGCTTGCCGTGGCGGCGCTTGCCCTGTGCGCGCCCCTGGCGGCTCCGTGGGATCCCACGGCCATTGATGTGAGAAACAAATTTGCGGCATGGTCGCTGGCGCATCCCCTTGGCACGGACCAGCTCGGCAGGGACGTGCTGTCCCGGCTCATCTGGGGCGGGCGCGCCACCCTGGGCTTTTCGCTGCTCACCATGGGCATAACCCTTGTTATTGGCAGCGGATTGGGCATTGTGGCCGGTTTCTGTCGCGGCAAGGTTGACGAAACCATCATGCGCTTTTGCGACGTGATGATGTCCTTTCCCAGCGAGGTGCTCATCCTGGCCATTGTGGGCATGCTTGGGCCGGGGCTTGGCAATGTGGTCATTGCCAGCGTGATCGCCAAGTGGCCCTGGTACACGCGCATGGTTCGCTCTGTGGTCATGCAGTATACGGACGTCAACTATGTGCGCTTTGCCCGCGTGGCGGGCTGCGGCATGTTGCACATCTTCCGCAGGCACCTGCTGCCCGGCGCGCTGGGCGAAATCATTGTGCTGGCAACGCTCGATACCGGGGCGGTGATCCTGTCGGTTTCAGCTTTGTCCTTTCTGGGCCTCGGCGTGCAGCCGCCCACGGCGGAGTGGGGAGCCATGCTCAGCGACGCCAAGGACATCATGTCCATGTACCCGCAGCAGATGCTGCCCGCAGGGCTGACAATCCTGCTGGTTGTGGCGGCCTTCAACTTTTTGGGCGACAGCCTGCGCGATGCCCTTGACCCCGCCCATACCACCCTGCAGGGGGTGAGCCTGTGA
- the opp1B gene encoding nickel/cobalt ABC transporter permease, whose product MKAYILRRLLLTIPLLLGISFVSFVIIQLSPSDPAEVAVRVNEIVPTDEVLALTREQLGLNKPFLTRYADWMCAVAQGDLGRRYVDNKPVAQELARALPPTLWLALTATLFMAVCSVAMAFACAMYEGRTVDYLLRGFIFLGTATPGFWAGLLLMWLFSVKLNWLPTSGMQGASSVILPAVTLSLSYISTYARLLRNSMVQNKQKNSVLYARARGLTRGMIWRHIFRNSLQSTLTGLGMSLPKLMAGTFVVETIFAWPGLGWLCVTAIFNRDFPVIQAYVLLMAVMFVGCNLLVDILCAAIDPRLRARGQA is encoded by the coding sequence ATGAAAGCATACATTCTACGCCGCCTTTTGCTGACAATCCCGCTTTTGCTGGGGATTTCCTTTGTTTCATTCGTCATCATCCAGCTCAGCCCCAGCGATCCGGCCGAGGTGGCCGTCCGCGTCAATGAAATAGTGCCCACGGATGAAGTGCTGGCGCTCACGCGTGAGCAGCTTGGTCTCAACAAGCCTTTTCTGACGCGCTATGCGGACTGGATGTGCGCTGTTGCTCAGGGAGATCTGGGCAGGCGCTATGTGGACAACAAGCCTGTTGCGCAGGAACTGGCCCGGGCGCTGCCCCCCACCTTGTGGCTGGCGCTGACGGCAACCCTGTTCATGGCGGTGTGCAGCGTGGCTATGGCTTTTGCGTGCGCCATGTACGAGGGACGCACCGTGGATTACCTGCTGCGCGGTTTTATTTTTCTTGGCACGGCCACGCCCGGTTTCTGGGCCGGGCTGCTGCTCATGTGGCTCTTTTCCGTCAAGCTCAACTGGTTGCCAACCAGCGGCATGCAGGGCGCAAGCTCGGTCATTCTGCCCGCAGTGACGCTCTCCTTGTCCTACATTTCCACCTATGCGCGGCTTTTGCGCAACAGCATGGTGCAGAACAAGCAGAAGAATTCCGTGCTCTATGCGCGGGCGAGGGGCCTCACGCGGGGCATGATCTGGCGGCATATCTTTCGCAATTCCCTGCAATCCACCCTGACCGGGCTTGGCATGTCGTTGCCAAAGCTCATGGCCGGGACCTTTGTGGTAGAAACCATCTTTGCCTGGCCCGGCCTCGGCTGGCTGTGCGTTACCGCCATTTTTAACCGCGATTTCCCCGTCATTCAGGCCTATGTGCTGCTGATGGCCGTGATGTTTGTGGGCTGCAACCTGCTGGTGGACATATTGTGCGCGGCCATTGATCCGCGCCTGCGGGCAAGGGGGCAGGCATGA
- the nikA gene encoding nickel ABC transporter substrate-binding protein — protein MRKIGFVLAALICCLNISACQNDEKSTAQAQRTEMVYASTKDIRIINPHLYSGEMAAQNMVFEPLVVNTPEGVKPCLAESWEISSDGRVYTFHLRKGVAFTDGAPFDAAAVKLNMDAIVANKPRHAWLDMVNEIERNEVVDTHTYRLVLKHPYYPTLVELGLVRPFRMISPNCFINGQTKDGVSGYVGTGPWVLTEHKDKQYALFTANKNYWGAQPRLQAVRWRVMPDHQTIMLALQKGEIDLVFGADGDMLNMDAFNALQKEGKYATLISKPIASRAILLNAHQPVTKDRAVRMALQYAVNKQAIVDGVLNGTESVADTLISSTVPYCDLGLPARGYDPAKAATMLAAAGWKLGPDGLRAKDGQKAIVRLYYNSQNAQERTLAEYVQSDLKKVGIEMKIIGEEKQAFLDRQRTGDFELQYSLSWGTPYDPQSYLSSWRIPAHGDYQAQVGMERKEWLDKTITQLMIEPNEATRKAMYKEILTYVHDEGVYIPISYSRTKAVHSKALQGVGFGVSQYEVPFEKMYFENTSAR, from the coding sequence ATGCGAAAAATCGGTTTTGTACTGGCGGCCCTGATCTGCTGCCTGAACATATCCGCCTGCCAGAATGATGAAAAATCCACTGCCCAGGCGCAGCGTACCGAAATGGTCTACGCCAGCACCAAGGACATCCGCATCATCAATCCCCATCTCTACTCCGGGGAAATGGCCGCCCAGAATATGGTGTTTGAACCGCTGGTGGTGAATACCCCCGAGGGAGTGAAGCCCTGTCTTGCCGAAAGCTGGGAAATTTCGTCCGATGGACGCGTGTACACATTCCATTTGCGCAAGGGCGTGGCCTTCACAGACGGCGCACCCTTTGACGCCGCCGCCGTCAAGCTGAACATGGACGCCATTGTTGCCAACAAGCCGCGCCACGCATGGCTTGATATGGTTAACGAAATCGAGCGCAACGAAGTTGTGGACACGCACACCTACAGGCTTGTGCTCAAGCATCCATATTATCCCACCCTGGTGGAGCTGGGGCTTGTGCGGCCCTTCCGCATGATTTCGCCCAACTGCTTTATCAACGGTCAGACCAAGGACGGTGTTTCCGGCTATGTGGGCACTGGCCCCTGGGTGCTGACCGAACACAAGGACAAGCAGTACGCGCTGTTTACGGCCAACAAGAACTACTGGGGCGCGCAACCCAGACTGCAGGCCGTGCGCTGGCGCGTCATGCCTGACCACCAGACCATCATGCTCGCCCTGCAAAAGGGAGAAATTGATCTGGTTTTTGGCGCAGACGGCGACATGCTGAACATGGACGCCTTTAACGCGCTGCAAAAAGAAGGCAAGTACGCCACCCTTATCAGCAAGCCCATCGCCTCGCGCGCTATCCTGCTCAACGCGCACCAACCCGTGACCAAAGACCGCGCCGTGCGTATGGCCCTGCAATACGCGGTCAACAAGCAGGCCATTGTGGACGGTGTGCTGAACGGCACGGAAAGTGTGGCCGACACGCTTATTTCGTCCACTGTGCCCTATTGCGACCTTGGCCTGCCCGCGCGCGGCTATGATCCGGCCAAAGCCGCAACCATGCTTGCGGCCGCTGGATGGAAGCTTGGCCCCGATGGTCTGCGCGCCAAGGACGGGCAAAAGGCCATAGTGCGCCTGTATTACAATTCGCAGAACGCGCAGGAGCGCACCCTTGCCGAATACGTGCAGAGCGATCTGAAAAAGGTCGGCATAGAAATGAAGATCATCGGCGAGGAAAAGCAGGCATTTCTTGACCGTCAGCGCACTGGCGATTTTGAGCTGCAGTACTCGCTTTCGTGGGGAACCCCCTACGACCCGCAGTCCTACCTTTCATCCTGGCGCATCCCCGCGCACGGCGATTATCAGGCGCAGGTGGGCATGGAACGCAAGGAATGGCTGGATAAAACCATCACCCAGCTCATGATCGAGCCGAATGAAGCCACCCGCAAGGCCATGTACAAGGAAATTCTGACCTACGTGCATGACGAGGGCGTATATATTCCCATTTCGTACTCGCGCACCAAGGCAGTGCATTCCAAAGCCTTGCAGGGCGTAGGATTTGGCGTGTCGCAGTACGAAGTCCCTTTTGAAAAAATGTATTTCGAGAACACATCCGCCCGCTAG